Genomic segment of Legionellales bacterium:
TGCCCATATTCATCGTTGCTAAATAGGCCGTGAGCGCATCGTAGTGAGGATTTAATTTTCCAGTCACCACCGATACTAAATGTTGCACGTGCGAACAGGTTTGGATGGTAAAAGACTGGGTAACTTCTGTGGTGCCAGGAATGGCGATGCTGGCAATATCATTGCGCGCTAAATCGATAAGCATGGTGTGTTCGGCTAATTCTTTTCCATCCACTTGCAAAGCAATTTGATACCGTTGTTGCAGGGCTGAAGTATTTCCTCGGGGTTTTGTGCCAGCAATAGGGTGAATTTCCACTAACGATTTTTCAACTCGTAAGGCCAGTTCAGGCGAAGTGCCGAGTAAATAATGCGTTTCATCTTGCATGAAAAATTGATACGGCGCAGGATTAATCGCACTTAATTGCTGATAAGCTTGCAAGGGATCACCGACAAATTCACCAACAAACATTCGACCCAATACCACTTGAAAAGCATCTCCTAATTGAATATGACGATGAATTTGATTAAATGCCGTTTGATAAGCGGAAAAATCGGTATCGGCATGCAAGGCGAGAGCGTGCGCTTTGGCATGATTGACCGG
This window contains:
- a CDS encoding anthranilate synthase component I family protein is translated as PVNHAKAHALALHADTDFSAYQTAFNQIHRHIQLGDAFQVVLGRMFVGEFVGDPLQAYQQLSAINPAPYQFFMQDETHYLLGTSPELALRVEKSLVEIHPIAGTKPRGNTSALQQRYQIALQVDGKELAEHTMLIDLARNDIASIAIPGTTEVTQSFTIQTCSHVQHLVSVVTGKLNPHYDALTAYLATMNMGTLTGAPKPSALTLINRYEKNARGLFGGGFGVITHDGDLEMTIIIRALRIKHNQVYLRAASGIVADSIVEHEFQETEHKSRAGMSALGVN